The Vagococcus penaei genome includes the window ATGGACAGTTTTTAATCAAATGGAATTATTATTTGTTATTGGGTTAGCGATTGGATTAGCAAAAAAAGCAAATGCTCGAGCAGCAATGGAAGCATTTGTTATCTATACGACATTCAATTATTTTGTCAGTGGTATGGTTAAATATTTTGGTTCATTCTTTGGTGTTGATTTCACGTTAGAGGCTGGTGGCGAAAGTGGCTTAAAACTAATCGGTGGTATTAAGACCTTGGATACTGGCATTATTGGCGCCATTGTTATTTCTGCTATTGTTGTTTATATTCATGATCGTTTCTTTGACACTAAATTACCAGATTTCTTAGGAGTATTTCAAGGTTCCTCATTAGTCGTGATTATTGGCTTCTTTGCAATGTTACCTGTTGCTTTTTTAACAGCTCTTGTTTGGCCTAAACTACAAATTGGTATTAGCTCAATGCAAGGATTTTTAGCTACCTCGGGAATATTTGGTGTTTGGCTATATACCTTCTTGGAACGGATTTTAATTCCAACAGGGCTTCATCATTTTATTTACACACCATTTATTTTTGGTCCAGCCGTTGTTGAAGGTGGAATCACTAAATACTGGATGGCCCACTTAAATGAATACTCTCAAACAACGGAACCACTGAAAAAGTTATTCCCAGAAGGTGGGTTTGCTCTACATGGTAATTCTAAGATTTTTGCGTCACCAGGTATTGCGGCAGCATTTTACTTTACCGCTAAACCAGAAAATCGTAAAAAAGTGTTAGCAATTCTTATTCCAACTACTTTAACAGCTGTTTTAGCTGGTATTACTGAACCATTAGAATTTACATTCTTATTTGTTGCACCCGTTTTATTCGTTGTTCATGCTGTATTAGCGGCAACAATGGCAGCAACAATGTATGGTTTTGGTGTTGTTGGTGATATGGGTGGTGGTTTTATTGATTTACTAGCAAAAAACTGGATTCCTTTATTTGCAAATCATAAGGGAATGATTTTTACGCAGTTAGTCATTGGTTTAGCATTCACTGTGATTTATTTCCTCATTTTTAGATTCTTAATTTTAAAATTTAATTTTGCTACACCGGGACGGGAAGATAATGCAGAGGAAGTGAAGTTGTATAGTAAAAAAGATTTCAAAGAAAAACAAGCAAAAGTTGGTGTGACAGAAACAGGAGAACCGAATTCACAGTATTTAGATCGTGCGATTATTTTCTTGGATGCTTTTGGTGGATCAGAAAATATTGAAAAAGTGAACAATTGTGCGACACGGTTAAGAATTACTGTCAAAGATGAAACTAAGGTTCAGCCAGATGCAGCATTTAAAGCTGGTGGAGCACATGGTGTTGTTAGAAATGGTAAGGCATTCCAAGTGATTGTTGGTTTAGATGTTCCTCAAGTAAGAGAACAGTTTGAAAAAATATTATAAGTAATAATTATTATAGAAATGGAGATAGATTAAAATGAAGAAATTTTCAATTGTGATTGCAGGCGGCGGAAGTACATTTACACCGGGTATTGTTCTTATGTTATTGGATAATTTGGAACGGTTCCCTATTCGTCAAATTAAATTTTATGATAATTTAGATGAACGTCAAAAACATATTGCAGATGCTTGTCGTATTATTATTAAAGAAAGTGCACCGGACATCCACTTTTTATCAACCACTGATCCAAAAGAAGCTTTTACTGATGTTGATTTTGTGATGGCACATATTCGTGTTGGATTATATGCTATGCGTGAAAAAGATGAAAAAATCCCATTGAATTACGGGGTCTTAGGACAAGAAACTTGTGGTCCTGGTGGTATTTCGTATGGTATGCGTTCAATTGGTGGGGTACTTGAGTTAATTGACTACATGGAGCAATATTC containing:
- a CDS encoding alpha-glucoside-specific PTS transporter subunit IIBC, with product MMEKVQRFGGAMFTPVLLFSFSGIMVALCIIFKNPMLVGSIANEGTTWFSVWSIIEDGAWTVFNQMELLFVIGLAIGLAKKANARAAMEAFVIYTTFNYFVSGMVKYFGSFFGVDFTLEAGGESGLKLIGGIKTLDTGIIGAIVISAIVVYIHDRFFDTKLPDFLGVFQGSSLVVIIGFFAMLPVAFLTALVWPKLQIGISSMQGFLATSGIFGVWLYTFLERILIPTGLHHFIYTPFIFGPAVVEGGITKYWMAHLNEYSQTTEPLKKLFPEGGFALHGNSKIFASPGIAAAFYFTAKPENRKKVLAILIPTTLTAVLAGITEPLEFTFLFVAPVLFVVHAVLAATMAATMYGFGVVGDMGGGFIDLLAKNWIPLFANHKGMIFTQLVIGLAFTVIYFLIFRFLILKFNFATPGREDNAEEVKLYSKKDFKEKQAKVGVTETGEPNSQYLDRAIIFLDAFGGSENIEKVNNCATRLRITVKDETKVQPDAAFKAGGAHGVVRNGKAFQVIVGLDVPQVREQFEKIL